The genomic DNA CTATTGATATGAATGTGGATTTATTTTCATTATTTATTAATATTGCTTCAGAAACTGGACTAAAACTAATGGGAATTTTTATTGGTTATAATGCAATGAAGTGATTGGGGGGACCTACAATAATGCAGTTATTGCTTTCGCTATTAATTGCAGGAGCTCCTTTAGGTTTGGGTATACAACCTGATTTAACATTATTTAGTATTAATGGTTTTGTTGTTAAAGCTGCATTATATACTTCATCAATTATTCCCCATGTTGCTATGGCATTTATTATCTTTTATTTAGATAAATGAATTAAGGTTTGAATGCCTACTTCAATTGATGTTTTATTTAGACCCTTATTAATAGTTATTATTGCTTATGGATCAATGTTCTTTGTATTAGGACCAATATTATTTTTAGTAGAACAATTTATGGCGTTAATAGTTGGTTATTTATCACAAATTCCTTATGGATTTGGAGTTATGATATTTGTTGCAGCTTGGCAACCATTGGTTCTTACAGGAATGCATGTACCAGTTGTTATGACTGTAGTTATGCCAATGGCAGCGGGTCACTTTACAACTTTAATGGCCATTAACATCGCTGTTTTTGCTCAAGTTGGTGCAGCAGTTGGGGTGGCTATTAGAACCAAAAATGGTCAGTTAAGATCAACTGTTATTGCAGCTATTCCTGGAGGAATTGTTGGAGTAACTGAACCAATACTTTATGGAATTAACTTACCAAAAATGCGACCCTTTATTTCAGGAGTTATTGCAGCAGGGATTTTTGGATTATTATCTGGTTTAATGGGAATTGAAGCAAGAACTTCTGGAGGTTTAGGGATCTTTGGTTTTACAGGGACACTAATGGAACCAAGATATGTTGAAACAGTAATTAATGGAGTAAAATTAATGCCTTCGGCAAATAATATTTTTACGGGAGTTCCTAACTCTGCAGTCTTAAATTGTGTTTTATGATTTATTCTTAACATTGGAGTAATTCCAGCAGCGGCAGCAGTTGCCTACCTAATGTATATTGAAAGAAAAAATGAAATAAAATCTGTTAAATCTGCAAATAAAGCTCTTTTAAAATATTATAGCTTAGCTAAAAAAATTAAAATTGATGTTGCAAAAACACAATTGCAAGAAGAATTAAAAAAAATAGACTCGGTAATAACTTTAGAAGATAGTTTAAGATCAAAAGAAATTGAGAAAGTCTTTATTAAGATTAATTCCTTGGAATCCAAAATAGATATTTTATCTTCAAAATTAGAGAAGAAAAAACAGTCTTTAATTACAAAGTTAGCAAAAGTTTCAAATAAGAAAGGTAATGAAACAAAGTTAAAAACTTTATTAGAGAATTATAAACAATTAGAAAATAATTTAAAACTTAAAGAGTTAAGTGAACAATTAGTAAAAGTTAAAACACAAAATGATAAAGCAATTAATGAGTTTAATAATTGAAAAAAAGAATCTTATAAAGCTATTAATACTGTTGTATTAGAAATAAGTCAAAAAGCTGACAATAAAGTATTGGCAGAAGTGGGAGATGTATATTACAATGCCATTAATGCCTTAGAAATTGGTTATATGTTAATTGATTCAAAAGATTTCTATATTAGTAAAAAAAGAATTAGACAATAAAAAGGAGAAAATGTATGAATAAAATAACAAAAAACTTTCTGTGAGGTGCTTCTACAAGTGCTTACCAGGTTGAAGGGGGTTGAAATGAAGATGGTAAGGGTTTATCTGTTCAAGATGTTAGTGCGGGAGGTTTTATTAAAGGTTTAAATGTTAAAGATATTACTGATTTTAAAGTAGCCTCTGATCATTATCATCATTTTAAAGAAGATATTGCTTTAATGGCCGAAATGGGTTTTAAATCTTATCGTTTTTCAATTAATTGAACACGAATTTATCCTAAAGGAATTGAACTAGAACCCAATAAAAAGGGAATTGATTTTTATCATAAACTATTAGATGAGCTAATTAAATATAAAATCGAGCCTTTAGTTACAATTCACCATTTTGATTTACCAAATTATCTAGAAGAAAAAGGTGGTTGGAAAAATAAGGATTTAATAGTAGAAGCTTATTTAAAATATGCCAAGACACTATTTAACGAGTATAAAGGTAAGGTCAAATTCTGACAAACAATTAATGAACAAAACATGATAGTTATGTTTGGTCATTTACTGGGAAAACAAATGACAGGAATTGATAAAGGCCAAGAATCTTATCAAATGTTTCATAATATGAATGTTGCTCAAGCAAAAGCAATTATTCTTTTAAAAACTATTGATAAAAAAGCAAAAATAGGAGTAGCTCCAAATATCTCTTTAGTTTATGCACAAAGCAATAAACCTGAAGATGTTTTAGCAGCTCATAATGCAAATTTAATTAGAAATTGAATTTATATTGATCCTTTTGTAAAAGGAAGTTATGATAAAGTTTTATTAAACTTCTGAAAAAGCAATAATTACAATATTGAAATTACTAATGAGGAATTAAAATTATTTAAAAAAGCAAAAATTAATTTTATTGCTTTTAACTACTATAGTTCTATGAGTGTTAAAGCCCCAACAACAGACCAAGAATTTAAAGTTGGCGATCAACAAATGGGGTTTAACTTAGAAGAAATGTTTCAATCAGCAAAGAATGAACATTTAAAAACCAGTGAATATGGTTGAGAAATTGATCCACTTGGATTTAGGCTAACTGCAAGAGCATTACATGATAGATATAATTTACCAATAATTATTACTGAAAATGGCTTAGGAGCCAAAGACGAATTGACAAGTGAGGGTAAAATACATGATAAGTATCGTATTGATTATTTAAGAAAACATATTGAACAAATTCCAAAAATTATTAATGATGGTGTCAAATTATTTGGTTATAATCCTTGAAGTGCTATTGATTTGGTTTCAACCCATCAAGGAATTTCAAAGCGCTATGGTTTTGTTTATGTTAATCGTGATGAGTTTGATTTAAAAGATATGAAACGTTATAGAAAGGACAGCTTCTTTTGATATCAAAAAGTAATTAAATCAAATGGAGAAGATATTAGTTAATAAGGAATTTTAAAATAAGAGTATTTATATTTTTACAATATGGAATTTTATGTGTTTAGTTAAATTCAAAGATATTTAACTAAACTTTTTTATTATGAATTTTAATAATAAAAAGTCTTTATGCTATGGTTTACTTAAAAAAACACAACTCTCTTTCTTTTTTATTAGAATATAGCAATAAATTAAACTAAATTATTAATAAGTGATATAATTCTCTTAGAAAGTGGGCAATAAAATGAATAAAGTGAGTAAAAAAACATTAAAAGTGCTTAATATAATTCAAAAATTGGATGAAGAAGACTTTTTAACATTAAAATCAGTATTAAAAGATCAATTTTCAAAAGAAGAAATGGATTTTTTAGAGAATCAATATGCAGGAAGAAATTTTGTTCTTAAATCTTCTTCAATAATAAAAAGTAGTTCTTCAATTAAGGAAATATACAAATTAGAAATTGAAAAAATAAATAAATTATTAAATAGTCAAACTCTTATTGAAAAAATAGGAGGACTTAAAATTTTATTTTATGGTAAAACAGGAACTGGTAAAACATCATTAGTTGAAGAAATTGCGTATCTTAATAAGCATTTATTATTTGAAAAGATAACTTTAGAAAGTATTTTAAGTTCAAAATTAGGACAAACACAATTAAACTTAATTTCTTTGGTAACAAATTTAAATTTAAAATATAAAAATAAAAAGGTAATTTTATTTTTTGATGAGTTAGATTCTGTAATTTCAAATAGACAGAATAAAAATGATGTTGCAGAACACGACAGAATTGTAGCATCTTTTATAAAATTTTTTGATGAACTGGATATTAATTATATTATTTTTGCAGCTACAAATATGATGGAATCAATTGATATCGCTATTCAAAGAAGATTCAATATACATGTAGAAGGAAAATTATTCTCTGTTGAGACATTTGCAAAATTATACAATGATGAAAATGAAAATAATGAGTTATCTTTGAGATTATTGAACTCTACTTTTATTTTAAATGACGAATTACTCTTTTCACTTAGTGATTTAAAATCATTTGAACAGGAAGTAATTATTGATACTGAGATTTATAATAAAGTTGATACTCTTCAAATTTTTTGAAATAAATTTAAAAATTTTCTGGTTCTTAGATCAGATGATGAAATATCTAAAAGAACTAAAGAGAGGCTTGGAGTATAATGGCAGTTAAACTTAAAGCAACTAAATTTCAAGAGAAAGGTAATAGAGGAAGAATTGATAATAAATCTTTTGAAGAAGTAAATGAAATTGTTCAAAAAAATAAAACAAAATTACTTTCAATTACTAAAAAAGTTGAAAATTTTAATTCAACAATAGAGGGTAAGGTTATATTTTTTATTGAATATATTAATATAATTCCTCCTAAAACTAAAAGATTTATTTTTAATATTGACGGTAATCCAGAAAATATTTTAAATATTAAACAGAAATCAATTAGCTCAAAAAAAATTGATGGCAAAAGTTACATTAGAATATTTTATGAAATTAATAGCAATGAGTATAATAAGTTGATTTCTATGTTAAAAAAATTTCTAAACTATTCAGCTGAACTTTATGTTAGAGGAAAAGACGAGTATTTTTTGGCATGTATTATTCTTTGTGAAGGCTTCAGTCAAGAATATTACTCATATAGTGTTATAAATAAAGCATATGTATCAACTCTTCCATTGCCTTGGGTTTTTGAAGATTTAGTATCTAGAAAAATTATTTCTAAAAATGATTTCAATTCAGATTTGAATTTTGGTTTTTTTACTGGAGAGCAGGTTAAGAAAATAAATGAGTTATATCCTTTTATGATTATTGAGGTTTTTAATTCAATGACTCTGTATGAATCACCAATCAATATTTTGGACATGGATATAAAAGATAAAAATATAGAATTAGATAAACCAAGACAAACAATAATAGGAGTAATTGATTCAGGTAATAATTTACCAGAACCATTTTCTAAATATATTATTGGTATTGAGGATTGAAGGGAATTTAAAAAATTTTCAAATAATGAACATGGTTCTATGGTTTCTTCATTATTAGTTGCTAATGATGAATTAAATCCTGGTAGTGCAGATAAACTTGGTAATTTTTTTATTAAACATTTTGAGATGCTTGAACCAATTATAGAAGAAGGCAAGCCACAACTATCATTTGAACACTTACAAAATAATTTGGAGACAATAATATCTCAAAATTCCG from Spiroplasma endosymbiont of Cantharis nigra includes the following:
- a CDS encoding glucose PTS transporter subunit IIA, which produces MEKNIKIYSPIDGKIKPLKNLNDGVFSENMLGEGVYIEPTSSDFYSPFEEGTVAQIFHTKHAFHFKSKQGPIILMHIGLDTIHLQGKPFDVKVNEGDSINLKTKIVTVDFKLLEEKNIIKSTPIVIDLNEFKDWSFNSNIQGEKLIKRGDLIGELIFKEKTIENSTVEQVQKLLNTKNKYEQAAEDIYKAVGKKDNYKQVYNCMTRLRFEVLNTKKVDVEAIKNINLVKGIIWAGNQIQIVIGGEVYKVKEAVDNVAQGITTNKTKVKTINKQSLARRFMIAVGAIIMPSLPIMMASGLLMGLKTLLVMGNVITDMKFGTGAPIDMNVDLFSLFINIASETGLKLMGIFIGYNAMKWLGGPTIMQLLLSLLIAGAPLGLGIQPDLTLFSINGFVVKAALYTSSIIPHVAMAFIIFYLDKWIKVWMPTSIDVLFRPLLIVIIAYGSMFFVLGPILFLVEQFMALIVGYLSQIPYGFGVMIFVAAWQPLVLTGMHVPVVMTVVMPMAAGHFTTLMAINIAVFAQVGAAVGVAIRTKNGQLRSTVIAAIPGGIVGVTEPILYGINLPKMRPFISGVIAAGIFGLLSGLMGIEARTSGGLGIFGFTGTLMEPRYVETVINGVKLMPSANNIFTGVPNSAVLNCVLWFILNIGVIPAAAAVAYLMYIERKNEIKSVKSANKALLKYYSLAKKIKIDVAKTQLQEELKKIDSVITLEDSLRSKEIEKVFIKINSLESKIDILSSKLEKKKQSLITKLAKVSNKKGNETKLKTLLENYKQLENNLKLKELSEQLVKVKTQNDKAINEFNNWKKESYKAINTVVLEISQKADNKVLAEVGDVYYNAINALEIGYMLIDSKDFYISKKRIRQ
- a CDS encoding glycoside hydrolase family 1 protein gives rise to the protein MNKITKNFLWGASTSAYQVEGGWNEDGKGLSVQDVSAGGFIKGLNVKDITDFKVASDHYHHFKEDIALMAEMGFKSYRFSINWTRIYPKGIELEPNKKGIDFYHKLLDELIKYKIEPLVTIHHFDLPNYLEEKGGWKNKDLIVEAYLKYAKTLFNEYKGKVKFWQTINEQNMIVMFGHLLGKQMTGIDKGQESYQMFHNMNVAQAKAIILLKTIDKKAKIGVAPNISLVYAQSNKPEDVLAAHNANLIRNWIYIDPFVKGSYDKVLLNFWKSNNYNIEITNEELKLFKKAKINFIAFNYYSSMSVKAPTTDQEFKVGDQQMGFNLEEMFQSAKNEHLKTSEYGWEIDPLGFRLTARALHDRYNLPIIITENGLGAKDELTSEGKIHDKYRIDYLRKHIEQIPKIINDGVKLFGYNPWSAIDLVSTHQGISKRYGFVYVNRDEFDLKDMKRYRKDSFFWYQKVIKSNGEDIS
- a CDS encoding ATP-binding protein, translated to MNKVSKKTLKVLNIIQKLDEEDFLTLKSVLKDQFSKEEMDFLENQYAGRNFVLKSSSIIKSSSSIKEIYKLEIEKINKLLNSQTLIEKIGGLKILFYGKTGTGKTSLVEEIAYLNKHLLFEKITLESILSSKLGQTQLNLISLVTNLNLKYKNKKVILFFDELDSVISNRQNKNDVAEHDRIVASFIKFFDELDINYIIFAATNMMESIDIAIQRRFNIHVEGKLFSVETFAKLYNDENENNELSLRLLNSTFILNDELLFSLSDLKSFEQEVIIDTEIYNKVDTLQIFWNKFKNFLVLRSDDEISKRTKERLGV